Below is a genomic region from Streptomyces roseoviridis.
GCGTTCAGGCTCGTGTCCTGCGCGGGCTGCCCGTTCGTCCACCGCCCCAGGCACATCTCGGCGGTGATGCCCGGGCCGAAGCCGGCCAGGATGCCCCGCGCGCCCTCCGGAAGACCGCCCTCGTCGAAGAGCCGGCGCACCGCGTCCAGGACGACGGCGCTGGCGATGTTGCCGTACTCCGTCAGGGTGGCCCGGCTGAACCGGAAGTCCTCCGGGGGCACTTCGAGGAAGCGGCTGAGGTCGTCCAGGATGCGCGGGCCGCCCGCGTGGATGATGTAGAAGTCCAGCTTGCCGGCGTCCCAGCCGTGTTCGCCGGCGAGTTCGCGCAGCGCCGGGGCGAGGGGTTCCATCGTGCCGGGCACCCGCTTGTCGAGCAGGAAGTGGAAGCCGGTGGCGCGGACGCTGTAGGCGATCCAGTCCTCGGTGTCGGGCACGAGGTAGGAGTTGTTGCGTTCCAGGGCGATGCCGGTGCCGCCGCGGCCCCGGACGACGGCGGAGGCCACCGCGTCGCCGAACAGGCCGTTGGACAGCAGCGATCCGACGCCGAGGTCGGTGGGCTGGTAGCACAGCGAGCAGAACTCGCAGGCCACGATGAGGACGTTGGCGTCCGGGTAGGCGGTGCAGAAGTCGTGCGCCCGGTTGACGGCCGCGCCGCCCGCCGCGCACCCGAGCTGGGCGATGGGCATCTGCCGGGTGTGGCTGGGGAAGCCCATGGTGTTGATGAGCCAGGCGGTGAGCGAGGGCATCATGAAGCCCGTGCACGACACGTACACGATCATGTCGATGTCCTGGGGGCCCAGACCGGCGTTGTCCAGGGCCTCCTTGATCACCGCGGGCACGCGGGCCTTCGCCTCGGCCTCGTAGAGCGCGTTGCGCTCCTCGAAACCGGGATGTTTCAGGGTCTCCTCGATCGGCTGCACGATGTGCCGACGGGTGACCCCGGTGTTCCCGATCAGCCTGAGGGCGAGGGCCAGTTGGGGGTGGTCGGCATGGCGTGAGCGGGCGAGCTCGAGGGTCTCCTCCATCGTGATCACGTACTCGGGTACGGACACCGCGGGTTTGCACAGAGTCACCACGACACGCGCTCCTTCGTCTCGTTCGCCGTGAACTGGGCCCACACTCACCCCGGCGTCGCGAGCCCGCAACCGCGAGAGCGACCGGACGGTCGCGGAACGTGACCGCGGGCGGGCCGGGCGCGTCCTCCGTTCAGGGGGCTGTCGGCGCTCGGCGTGTCGCGGTCGGGCCCCGCCGGGAACAGCCCTGTCATGACCTCCGAACCCACCACCTCCCCGCCCCCGGCGGCCGCTCCCCCGGCCCCGGTCCCCCCGGGTGAGTCCCGGCCCGTCCGCACCTGGGCGGTCGAGGACCTGCCGGCCCTCGACTTCGACCCGCTGCTGACGGAACTGCTCCGCGACGAGCCCGTCGCCCGGATCCGGCTGCCGTTCGGCGCGGACCACGAGGCGTGGCTGGTCACCCGGTACGACGACGTCCGCGCGGTGACCTCCGACCCGCGGTTCAGCCGGACGGCCCTGCTGGACCGCCCGGTGACCGGGATGACGGGCCACATGGTGGCCTCCAAGGCGGCGCTGAACTACGCCGATCCGCCGTACCACACCCAGCTCCGCAAGGCGGTGACGAAGGCGTTCACCGGGCAGTCGACCAAACGGCTGCGTCCGCTCGCCCAGGCGACCACGGACCGGCTCCTCGACGCCATGGAGCGGGCCGGGCGTCCCGCCGACCTGATGAAGCACCTGCACGGGCCGCTGCCGATGGCGGTGGTGTGCGACCTGCTCGGCATTCCCGAGGAGGACCGGGCGGAACTCGCCTCCTGGCCGGACCTGATCCTGTCCTCGGGTCCCGGCCCGGAGAGCAGCCGGGCCGCGAAGGCCCAGATCCACGGCTACATCTCCCGGCTCCTCGAACAGCGCCGGGCCGAGCCGTCCGACGACCTGGCCGGGGTGCTCGCCGAGTCCCTGGCCGAGGGCCGCGTCGACAACGACGAGGCCGTGTCGCTCGCCATGGCGATCCTGATCAGCGGCGCGCACGCGGTACGCAACAACAGCGCCAACATGGTCTACCTGCTGCTCACCCGGCCGGACCTGGCCGACCGGCTGCGCGCCGAACCGGAGCT
It encodes:
- a CDS encoding type III polyketide synthase; translated protein: MVTLCKPAVSVPEYVITMEETLELARSRHADHPQLALALRLIGNTGVTRRHIVQPIEETLKHPGFEERNALYEAEAKARVPAVIKEALDNAGLGPQDIDMIVYVSCTGFMMPSLTAWLINTMGFPSHTRQMPIAQLGCAAGGAAVNRAHDFCTAYPDANVLIVACEFCSLCYQPTDLGVGSLLSNGLFGDAVASAVVRGRGGTGIALERNNSYLVPDTEDWIAYSVRATGFHFLLDKRVPGTMEPLAPALRELAGEHGWDAGKLDFYIIHAGGPRILDDLSRFLEVPPEDFRFSRATLTEYGNIASAVVLDAVRRLFDEGGLPEGARGILAGFGPGITAEMCLGRWTNGQPAQDTSLNARRIVGYAPRHATPVRTTAA
- a CDS encoding cytochrome P450 translates to MTSEPTTSPPPAAAPPAPVPPGESRPVRTWAVEDLPALDFDPLLTELLRDEPVARIRLPFGADHEAWLVTRYDDVRAVTSDPRFSRTALLDRPVTGMTGHMVASKAALNYADPPYHTQLRKAVTKAFTGQSTKRLRPLAQATTDRLLDAMERAGRPADLMKHLHGPLPMAVVCDLLGIPEEDRAELASWPDLILSSGPGPESSRAAKAQIHGYISRLLEQRRAEPSDDLAGVLAESLAEGRVDNDEAVSLAMAILISGAHAVRNNSANMVYLLLTRPDLADRLRAEPELLPQAVDELLRWIPHRNGVGLPRIALEDVEVGGVLIRAGEAVYASYLAANRDPEVFEDPHTVDFDRTGVGHVSFGHGPHHCMGAMLTRMESEVMLSTLLTRYPRLRLAGRPEETEFQSKGLIRGPRELWVTW